The region GATGCATTTAATAATCTTTATTATAAGGGACTGTACTTGATGATTAGTCACACAATCTAAAACAGATATCCACCTGTCTACTATGATAGACTAATATCCATTATTCAAAAGAGAATGCATGGACTTTGATTATTCTTGACAACCACCacaattttctttaatttatctCTATTTCTTTCGCCATTGTTTGCTTACATCTCAAGATTTTTCAAACTTTGATATTGATGATTAATTTGGTAGCCTGTCATCCAGCTACACACCTAATCATAACAGATTAgattcttccattttctttgaagaaaatggtcacaATTCATAATGATATGGAGTAGTTGAGTTTGAAGATGAAGTTATTTCCAATGATCCCATCCTCCAAATCATGGTTTCTGAGCTTTGTATTGGCTGTAATGGTGCTAGTAGTGACACTATCACACCTTTTTGATCAAACCAAGAGATCACCAAACGCAGTTAGTTATAATCCACATTTGCAGCCTAGGAAAGCTCCTTCAAAAGGTCCTAATGCACCACCAGTCTTGGCCTACTGGATCCTCGGGACGAGAGGCGAAAACGAGAGGGTGATGAGGCTGTTGAAGGCCATCTATCATCCAAGAAATCACTACCTTCTGCAGCTTGATTCATCTGCTTCTCATTATGAGAGGTTGGAGCTTTCTAGCTTGACTCAATCAGAAGTGGTGTTTGAACAATTTGGGAATGTTGATGTTGTTGGGAAGAGCTATGCTGTCAACCCAATGGCTGCATCAGGACTGGCTGCAGTGCTCCACGCGGCCGCCTTGCTCCTCAGGCTGCGCGATGATTGGGATTGGTTCGTGCCGTTGAGCACCTCAGACTACCCAATCTTGCCTCAAGATGgtagagtatttttttattaagtacTCCATAATTTTGGAATAGGGCATATTACACACACTAGAAAGTAGAAACTAAGTAACTTTGCTGCAGATATTCTCTATGCTTTCAGTTTACTGCCTAAAGATGTCATTTCCATGGGATTCAGCAATGCCACTTCCTTCCAAGAGTAAGCAcaactctctctccctctctttgaatattattttcttacttGAATGAACTCTGCAGGAGGTATAGTAGATCCAAGTCTATACCTCAAAAAGAAGGCTTCCATTTACTATGCTAAAGAAACTAGAGAAAAGCCAGATGCATTTGAGTTATTTGGAGGTttgatttcatttcattttaaaactTGTAAGTACTACAAAACCATCCAAAATCAACCCTCTCACTCTCATTGCAGGTTCACCATGGATGGTCCTAACAAGAGGCTTCTTGGAACATTGTGTGAATGGATTGGACAACCTTCCTAGGAAGCTACTAATGTACTTCAACAATGTTGTCTTCCCACTTGGGTCATACTTCCAAACTGTCCTATGCAACACTCCCCACTTCCAAAACACCATTTTGGTGAACAATGACTTGAGGCACACTCTCCATACTCATCCTTCAATTCTGGCCCCAGCTATCTTTGCCACACCATTCAGACAGGATGATCCCCGGATGCAACATATTGATGAGAAGCTGCTCAACCGCGGCCATGGAAGGTTCGTGCCTGGAAAATGGTGCAACCCAACAGGgctactgaatcagagtagatTGGGTGATACAAGTGATCAAGATTTGTGGGGAGATATTGATGTTGTGCAACCAACAAATCAAGGGATTAAGCTGCAAGAATTCTTTTTGAGAGCTGTGAGAGAGAAGAATATGGCAAGTAGTCAGTGTAGAAGTTATGTTATGCATGATGCAACAGAGGTTAAAATGTAACATAGTGTTGGTtttgaaattgagattgagagctagttctatttcttaaaataaaagtattagAGCTGTTAAATATGATCCGGCCCAAATTCTAAATAAATCACTACATCACATGCTTACAAATCCAAAAACTATCGGATCGAATCAAGCTCGTCCCAAAAATTTATAGATAGACATTGGCTAGAAAAGACACATTCtccattttattctctctccattttttaactattttaatagtactataatttttctAAAACTCGTGCTTAAAAGAAGTGTCTCACATTTTATGGGATGCAGGGAGGTGGATGGCTAATATTCCTTGGAGCTAACTTATGGTAGATCACGAATCCATGAATAATTCATTTGTCACTCCTAATATCACATGAACTAGATAAAATCATCATTTTATTCAACTTTATAGCCAACCAATTTGATGCTAAAAGAGGAACAATGAGTTGTAATCCACCAAGTTGTTCACCACATGTTTCATCCATACAAAAATTTTGCAAAGCATTAAGATATTACTCCATATCAAACTAACTAAAGCATTCACATAATATCATCGAATGAAATATAAAGTGTTCGGCCAATACTCCAATTATACCAAAAATCCCAAATTAGTATATACAAGATATTTTTTTGACAAGTAGCACATGACATTTGGTGGATCACATTTAACATGTGTGGAATTCATTGGCCTAAGGCAGTTAGTTTGGTACATGTAATTATATCATTGCCACCAACAATTACCTAACTTCCCCAAAATAAGGGCACAATTTTTAGCTCACattaaaaaatgacataatgtGGTAAACTTATAGCCTTTTCAAGTTATTAACCACATGCTATAAAGTTGATATTCTCTCTTTGTTAGGTTCAAGTAAACATACAAGTGAAGCCCACTTATAACCACCGTTCTTGTGTTATACATATCGCTTAATATTATATATCGTTATTTTTCACGTGTCAATATAAAGAAGAGTTCTGAAACTTTATATTTTCTTATTGGTGAATGTAAAGAAGACGTCCTTATGAGGAAGCACATTAACACAGATAAAATAGAAACCTATATAGCTTAAACTAAACTTTACCAAACCAAATGTGCTATATTttgataatattattgttaataTATAAAAAGGTAACCTGCAAAAAACAATACTCGGCCAACCCTTGCGAAAAAAAATCTAATCCTTATTAATATCCTGGCTCCACGTGTTAGGTTATAGACTATAGTTATGGTTAGCAAATAGCAACGCATTACTATTTAACTATTAAGCGGTCATAAGCAACAAATATCTAACTTATAGTATAATATGATAAGTGGgacatacacaaattataacACTTTTAAATTGAACTATTGAATGTGACATGTATAATTTATAACCGTGAATAACTGGAGATGGAAAAGGAGGAATATTGTAACCACAAgctaataaattataatagtaAATTTGATTCCATTTTTGAACATTGTAGTATTAAAGTGAGTGATGACCTCTCAACTACTTATTGCATTTTCAACCAAAATTACATTGTGTGGCCAATTCTTGTGCTACTATTTTGCCCCAATTTAACAACTATCCAACACTCAACATTCCTTACTACCAAAGTTAATACACCACGCAACGTAACTTCCATATCTCTTTTTTTACTAgtgttttaaaatttatttcttctataaataaaaatcaCATTAATGCATTTAAGAGTAGTAATTACCTAAATAAATTCGGTATATATTTGACCTCGATATACTTTTACTACAATTTGTTACACTCATTTTAGCAATACAATTAGTTATCCTTAATTGAATTAATTCTTAAATGCATTtggttgataaaaaaattactccatatgAGTATGAGATAAATTGGAAATGACTTAAAATGTCAAGAAAAAGATATAGacattactaatattttaacaTTAGTATGCACGCTTCGGAAAGCATCTtaattactactcctactaGTATCGTGTGAATTCGGATTCTAGAAATGATTTTTTACGTTGATGAATTTCATCAATCGCATAATATGGATCATACTCTTGTGTAACTGAAGTTTGTATTGTTAAAATTATGCAATATTTACTAGTAAAATGGAATGAATTTGAGTCCAGACAAATACTCGTAGTAATTAGTTGCACATCAAAATGATGGGATTCATTGGAATTAATCCTAAATAATTCAAGATTTAGTGTTGCAgaagcaaaaacaaaaaaaaagaaagcttAAATAAAGTAATATTGTAATTTCCACCGGAAATTAAAGAGAGTAAAAGGTAGCTAGCTCTCAGCCCATCCTTCTTCCAGCTGAAGCTGAGGCTGAGGCTGAGGCCGGCGCCGGTTATGAGGTCGATCCAATTTGGATACGGCGGCTAGAATAATCTTGGCCGGCACGCCTGAGATCTCCTGCAAGCGCTTCAAAATCCTCCCTGTGAGTAGCGTTTTTTGGAGGGTGAGGCGCAGCCCTAGCCACATCGACGCCGCCAAGCACACCCGCAACGGCACCCGATCGCTGCACGCTTTCAACGCTCTGCACGCCGCCCGTGCAGCCGATCTGTCCTCGATCCCTAGCTTATCGCACCAGTTGTTGAAAACGCTCTCCGCCTTCACCACTTTCCTCCTCGTtccggacgaggaggaggaggaggaggagtatACTTTGTTTGCCGGGGAAGTGGTGGACGATAGAGATCCGAGATCGTCGTCGTCACAGGAAGGACAGAGGGAGGAATGGAGAGAGTCTGCGTCTGCGCCTACGCCTACGCCTGTGATGAAATCGCCGGTGAAGGTCCTGCAATTGGAGCAGACGGTGCGGCGGACGTGGCGCGCCACGAGGAAGTTCGCCTCATGGACTTTAACGTCGCAGTTCCTGCAGAGGAATGCGGCGTCGGAGGGGCAGAAGACAGCGGCGTTCGCATTGCAGAGCTCGCACAGGCGCAGCTTCATTTCGgttgttgatattttcagaATTGAAATCGAATGATCTGTTGAgtagatgagagagagagaagattgTAGGAATAGGGGATTGTGTGAATAAGCGATTCCGGAATCCGAAACTCAAGTGTTTGTGGGAGAGAGATAATGGGAGAATCACGTATTCTTGAAGGGGTTAAAAACAAAGACTACCAAATACAccacatatatatagaaatCATACGAATACGACTACGACTACGAATACAAATACGAATACGAATACGAATACGAATACGAATACGAATACGAATACGAATACGAGTATTCCAGTCCAATCACACACATTAATGGTGTGGTGTGGGTGGAATTATTTATTAGTTGAGTTAAAACTGGAAAATGAAAGAAACCAAATCCCACCACATACAAACATGTGTTCTTATTTtaatctctctcttctctcttggATCTTTCCACCACACACACAAACCCATCACACCAATACACGCATAATCTCTTCgatatttctttttcttcatcCATCCCTGTCCACACAAACCTCGTTTCCCTCGAACACTCTTCctagtcattttccttttctttttcaattcgcacttttttttattactataaactaagaataattataaataacCTTTTCATTATCATATGAccgatttcattttattttacgaATTATAATGTTCACCATATAGTTTTACATTGGGATTTATCTACAATCTAAAATAACATGACCATTAGAGCATCTATATCCGTGCTCCCTGCTCGTAGACAAGagtacaacacccacatccgtgctcttctaCAAGGACAAGTttaagggtcccaccattctattattcaatttaaataaaaacattttcacatgcatatcaaatccataggcggtagtcggcgaccgcttcaaggataagtgttgggccgccgcctttgtggccgcttaagtgttgccccctccaagcagtcggacaattcttccacctccaatgcatgcagtcaatgctgccaagcataccgggaaaaccatggactgtttcgtgaagacgaagcaaccgttggcaatcatcggtggtgggttcccgaaggaattcatccccgaaagctgaacgaacgccctcgcaaaaatttttaaagtaaaggattccagtggactcaccgacatgcaaatactcgtcgaagaggtcagtcgtttgcccagtagcaagttgtcggatggcacacgtacacttttacaacgccgagagactttgccgaccggctgcgtCTGGACCTCTttggaagtattcaacacgggcggacaatgtgttgacaatacgcataaacaagcgttttgacatgcgaaaacggcgcctaaagtaatcttccggaaaccgcggctggtcggaaaaatagtcagcaacgagcctttcgttggctccctcccggtcacgatggatgtagcggcgagttgatctagttggttgaggaggaggggcgggggtattcgctgcgacatatgcttcataagcggcacgatgttgttcgtaatattcttgttcttcgcgctccgcttccgcaatgaggtgggtgaaatccatttgaggttttgagtgagagacgaaggtgtagataagttgtatgaaaaatatgaatgagacatgatttgatctgaaaaatggatgatgaatgtgtgtatttatagatgattttgaggggaaaaaatcaaaaaaatcaaaaaaatacagaaaaagcgggcaaaaaaacggcaagcggcggacagcgtctccgtgccgctggcacggacggacggacgcgtCCCTGCTCGCCGAGGTGGATGCTATTTTGGTTGaaagcaatgttttaaaaaccggaccggaccggccggtcggaccggtcggaccgcgaaccggtaggcaTTCCGGTCCGGTTTGCCTCTAAAAACCGCCTGTTAGTTGACCCGCCTCGAACCGGTAAAACCGGCCGGTCGAACCGGTTGGACCGGGAACCGGGAACCGGTTCAActgtatttaaatatttttttaatgcttttcaaaattttattctaaaattttggcTTTGATAGgggtcgaactcaagacctctcggtgaacttaccaacaattctaccactacaccacaaagacttcttggtagtaatatgaacataagttattttcatatgttaaacacgaaatattttatctatataaactaataattcgcgtttaatacgtatatatgtatattaagaatatgtgattaattatattaaaagtttactactatttgattatatactaggagtatttactaaatatatgtttttaatttatgtttattcatatatctttgTGTATAACATTA is a window of Salvia splendens isolate huo1 chromosome 3, SspV2, whole genome shotgun sequence DNA encoding:
- the LOC121793668 gene encoding beta-glucuronosyltransferase GlcAT14A-like, with protein sequence MKLFPMIPSSKSWFLSFVLAVMVLVVTLSHLFDQTKRSPNAVSYNPHLQPRKAPSKGPNAPPVLAYWILGTRGENERVMRLLKAIYHPRNHYLLQLDSSASHYERLELSSLTQSEVVFEQFGNVDVVGKSYAVNPMAASGLAAVLHAAALLLRLRDDWDWFVPLSTSDYPILPQDVYCLKMSFPWDSAMPLPSKRGIVDPSLYLKKKASIYYAKETREKPDAFELFGGSPWMVLTRGFLEHCVNGLDNLPRKLLMYFNNVVFPLGSYFQTVLCNTPHFQNTILVNNDLRHTLHTHPSILAPAIFATPFRQDDPRMQHIDEKLLNRGHGRFVPGKWCNPTGLLNQSRLGDTSDQDLWGDIDVVQPTNQGIKLQEFFLRAVREKNMASSQCRSYVMHDATEVKM
- the LOC121793781 gene encoding B-box zinc finger protein 32-like, with amino-acid sequence MKLRLCELCNANAAVFCPSDAAFLCRNCDVKVHEANFLVARHVRRTVCSNCRTFTGDFITGVGVGADADSLHSSLCPSCDDDDLGSLSSTTSPANKVYSSSSSSSSGTRRKVVKAESVFNNWCDKLGIEDRSAARAACRALKACSDRVPLRVCLAASMWLGLRLTLQKTLLTGRILKRLQEISGVPAKIILAAVSKLDRPHNRRRPQPQPQLQLEEGWAES